One window of Cydia pomonella isolate Wapato2018A chromosome 5, ilCydPomo1, whole genome shotgun sequence genomic DNA carries:
- the LOC133518031 gene encoding alpha-tocopherol transfer protein-like produces the protein MPSPAYSVELYLGDVSAEVQEYAREHCGEDPDTRLKAISELRDIVYERGECTPHRIDDEFLIKFLRARKFIPQRAHRLMVNYYEFREENPQLCSDVFPLDLRAVGDSSILAVPPYLAQDGRRVMIYRIGCWDPNTIPTNDLFRATLIAMELGMMEPASQILGAHAIFDLEDIGLHHAWQVTPAIASKIVKLLGSCFPANTHAIHVINHTWVFDKIYNIFKPFLNAEMRSRIYFHGYDVKSLHKHIHPDHLPERYGGIWPDYSYTIWLESLKKNYKVVKEMISCGYKFREEELCPEVVRQLKDEGVKLS, from the exons ATGCCCAGCCCGGCGTACAGCGTAGAGCTGTACCTCGGGGACGTGTCGGCCGAGGTGCAGGAGTACGCGCGGGAGCACTGCGGAGAAGACCCCGACACACGGCTCAAGGCCATCTCTGAGCTGCGCGACATAGTATACG AACGGGGTGAATGTACGCCACACCGGATTGACGACGAGTTCCTGATCAAATTCCTTCGTGCCCGAAAATTCATACCTCAGCGCGCGCACAGGCTG ATGGTAAACTACTATGAGTTCCGGGAAGAGAACCCGCAGCTGTGCTCGGACGTGTTCCCGCTGGATCTGCGCGCCGTGGGTGACAGCAGCATATTGGCCGTGCCGCCCTACCTCGCGCAGGACGGACGTCGCGTCATGATCTACAGGATCG GCTGCTGGGACCCGAACACGATCCCTACGAACGATCTATTCAGGGCGACACTCATAGCCATGGAGCTGGGCATGATGGAGCCGGCGAGTCAAATCCTGGGTGCGCACGCCATCTTCGACCTGGAAGACATCGGGCTTCACCACGCCTGGCAGGTCACGCCCGCCATCGCCTCCAAGATCGTCAAGCTGTTGGGG TCCTGTTTTCCTGCAAATACCCACGCCATCCACGTTATAAACCACACATGGGTATTTGACAAAATATACAATATCTTCAAGCCGTTCCTCAACGCTGAAATGCGGTCCAGGATATATTTCCACGGATACGATGTAAAATCCCTGCACAAACATATCCACCCTGACCATTTGCCAGAGAGATATGGCGGTATCTGGCCCGACTACTCTTACACGATATGGTTGGAGTCATTGAAGAAAAACTACAAAGTAGTTAAAGAGATGATTAGTTGCGGTTACAAGTTTCGCGAAGAAGAGTTGTGCCCCGAAGTTGTTAGACAACTAAAAGATGAAGGAGTAAAGTTGTCGTGA